One genomic region from Xenopus laevis strain J_2021 chromosome 2L, Xenopus_laevis_v10.1, whole genome shotgun sequence encodes:
- the orai1.L gene encoding protein orai-2, which translates to MSSELNIPVDPSTPAVSERGNKGMDYRDWVRRSYLELVTSNHHSVQALSWRKLYLSRAKLKASSRTSALLSGFAMVAMVEVQLEMKYGYPQLLLIAFSACTTVLVAVHLFALLISTCILPNVEAVSNIHNLNSVNESPHDRMHPYIELAWGFSTALGILLFLAEVVLLCWIKFLPIDSAPTRNETTTTQKPRGNAGWNSALVSTIIMVPVGIIFVIFTIHFYRTLVRHKTERHHQEIEELHKLKVQLDGHDRGINVV; encoded by the exons ATGAGTAGTGAACTTAACATTCCAGTGGATCCTTCCACCCCTGCTGTCTCAGAGAGAGGAAACAAAGGCATGGACTACAGAGACTGGGTCAGACGTAGCTACCTTGAACTAGTCACATCCAACCACCATTCTGTTCAGGCTCTTTCCTGGAGGAAATTGTACCTCAGCAGAGCCAAGTTAAAGGCCTCCAGTCGCACATCTGCATTGCTGTCTGGATTTGCTATG GTTGCGATGGTAGAAGTCCAGCTTGAGATGAAATATGGATACCCACAACTGCTACTGATAGCATTTAGTGCTTGCACAACAGTGCTTGTTGCAGTCCACCTCTTTGCCCTGCTGATCAGCACATGCATTCTGCCCAATGTAGAGGCAGTGAGTAACATCCATAATCTCAACTCTGTCAACGAATCTCCACATGATCGCATGCATCCCTACATTGAGTTGGCCTGGGGATTTTCCACAGCCCTTGGGATCCTTCTTTTTCTCGCAGAAGTTGTCCTCTTGTGCTGGATAAAATTTCTACCCATTGACTCTGCACCAACACGGAATGAAACCACAACAACCCAAAAGCCACGTGGGAATGCAGGGTGGAACTCTGCACTGGTTTCAACCATCATCATGGTGCCTGTTGGCATCATCTTTGTCATCTTTACTATTCATTTTTATCGTACTCTAGTGAGGCATAAAACAGAGCGTCATCACCAAGAAATAGAAGAACTCCATAAATTGAAAGTACAACTTGATGGACATGATCGAGGCATAAATGTTGTGTGA